In Danaus plexippus chromosome 17, MEX_DaPlex, whole genome shotgun sequence, one DNA window encodes the following:
- the LOC116771233 gene encoding 26S proteasome non-ATPase regulatory subunit 14 has translation MDRLLRLGGGMAGLSQAPPPSDAPAVDTAEQVYISSLALLKMLKHGRAGVPMEVMGLMLGEFVDDYTVRVIDVFAMPQTGTGVSVEAVDPVFQAKMLDMLKQTGRPEMVVGWYHSHPGFGCWLSGVDINTQQSFEALSERAVAVVVDPIQSVKGKVVIDAFRLINPNMMVLGQEPRQTTSNLGHLQKPSVQALIHGLNRHYYSISINYRKNELEQKMLLNLHKKSWMDGLTLADYKEHCAINETTVTDMLELAKNYNKALEDEEKMTPEQLAIKNVGKQDPKRHLEEKVDVLMANNIVQSLGAMLDTMVFK, from the exons ATGGATCGTCTCTTACGGCTTGGAGGAGGTATGGCGGGCCTCTCACAAGCGCCGCCGCCGAGTGATGCCCCTGCAGTCGATACAGCTGAACAAGTCTATATATCCTCATTAGCTTTATTAAAGATGTTAAAACACGGTCGTGCCGGAGTGCCCATGGAAGTTATGGGTCTCATGttag gagAATTTGTTGATGACTACACCGTTCGTGTTATTGACGTATTTGCGATGCCACAAACTGGTACTGGTGTTTCTGTAGAAGCTGTTGATCCTGTGTTTCAAGCTAAAATGTTGGATATGTTAAAACAAACAGGCCGTCCAGAAATGGTAGTGGGATG GTATCATTCCCATCCTGGCTTTGGCTGTTGGTTATCTGGTGTGGATATTAACACTCAGCAGTCATTTGAGGCATTATCAGAACGTGCTGTGGCCGTTGTTGTTGACCCAATTCAGTCTGTGAAAGGCAAAGTGGTCATTGATGCATTCCGCCTCATCAATCCAAATATGATGGTCCTGGGACAGGAGCCGAGACAAACAACTTCCAATTTGGGGCACTTACAAAAACCATCAGTGCAAGCATTGATACATGGTCTCAACCGTCACTATTACTCTATAAGCATCAACTACAGAAAAAATGAATTAGAACAAAAGATGTTACTTAATCTTCACAAGAAGTCATGGATGGACGGACTTACTTTAGCTGACTATAAAGAGCACTGTGCAATCAATGAGACCACCGTCACTGATATGCTTGAACTAGCCAAAAACTATAACAAAGCTTTGGAAGATGAAGAGAAAATGACTCCTGAACAGTTAGCTATTAAGAATGTTGGTAAGCAAGACCCCAAGAGGCACTTGGAAGAAAAGGTTGATGTGCTTATGGcaaataatattgttcagTCCTTGGGTGCAATGCTCGATACCATGGTGTTCAAATGA
- the LOC116771098 gene encoding uncharacterized protein LOC116771098 yields the protein MTSMQSKDCCQMNEKSSTSMDEEKTLRFPLVDSMCILFTGYFNGVGVEIRSTDAMALLHHIGCYGKGNTSKSRPKVKKEGSPIIMRKRQFLKRSYWYKRFGNEEKNEESDFFFKDVYDLIKKIKRDTKKGVIDLVSSDDDGGDGMSQFLNNHSPSHTPHEQDIVVVVANSDSEDDNYFANLKPHCCLNKVSLQEKLMLTLQEAFFLVYGLGCLKIVKEEDQVLNIEECWSLFCNTDKYFVSKYIVYHHFRSKGYVVKSGIKFGGDFLLYKEGPEVNHADYIVVIKTENDTFNWISLLGHVRMATTTVKEVMIAEVKSEGENLRLPHDLCKYSVRELVLSRNLPVINNEID from the exons ATGACTAGTATGCAATCAAAAGATTGCTGTCAAATGAATGAGAAAAGTAGCACATCTATGGATGAGGAAAAGACACTTCGTTTTCCTTTGGTTGACTCTATGTGTATTCTGTTTACTGGTTATTTTAATGGTGTAGGTGTTGAGATTAGGTCTACTGATGCAATGGCACTCTTGCATCATATAGGTTGCTATGGTAAAGGAAATACTTCCAAATCTAGACCTAAAGTTAAGAAGGAAGGAAGTCCAATTATTATGAGAAAgagacaatttttaaaaagaagttaTTGGTACAAGAGGTTTGGAAATGAAGAGAAAAATGAAGagtcagattttttttttaaagatgtttatgatttgataaaaaaaatcaaacggGACACAAAAAAGGGTGTTATTGACTTGGTTTCGAGTGATGATGATGGTGGTGATGGTATGtcacaatttttaaacaaccaTTCACCATCTCACACTCCTCATGAACAAGACATTGTAGTTGTTGTGGCCAATAGTGACTCTGAGgatgataattattttgcaaatttaaAACCTCACTGTTGCCTGAATAAAGTATCCCTGCAGGAAAAGCTTATGCTTACATTACAAGAAGCATTCTTCTTGGTATACGGACTtggttgtttaaaaattgtgaAGGAAGAAGACCAAGTATTGAACATAGAGGAATGCTGGTCACTCTTTTGTAATACAGACAAATACTTTGTCAGTAAATACATAGTTTACCATCACTTTAGATCTAAAGGGTATGTTGTGAAATCAGGAATTAAATTTGGTGGGGATTTct TGTTGTATAAAGAGGGACCGGAAGTAAATCATGCTGATTATATTGTTGTTATCAAGACTGAAAATGATACATTTAACTGGATATCTTTGTTGGGTCACGTCAGAATGGCTACAACAACGGTGAAG gAAGTTATGATTGCTGAGGTGAAATCTGAAGGTGAAAATCTACGTCTACCACATGACTTGTGTAAATATAGTGTTCGGGAGTTGGTACTGTCAAGGAACTTACCAgtaataaacaatgaaatagactaa
- the LOC116771099 gene encoding COX assembly mitochondrial protein homolog — protein MPEATVLPKKFSDGPHGLGDPEDRSLRKVEVEVVIPKLMREKAKTEKCIKEVEDFNKCCKASSLFMVFKCRDENSALKSCMAKWYNDEKFKNVCTEEYLQQRSEYRKTGIKKSIRRV, from the exons atgCCGGAAGCGACAGTCCtaccaaaaaaattttcagATGGACCTCATGGACTTG GAGATCCTGAGGACAGATCGTTGAGAAAAGTTGAAGTCGAAGTAGTTATTCCAAAACTAATGAGGGAAAAGGCTAAAACTGAAAAATGCATCAAGGAGGttgaagattttaataaatgctgTAAAGCCTCGTCTCTTTTTATGGTTTTTAAATGTAGAGATGAAAACTCAGCGCTAAAATCTTGCATGGCTAAATGGTATAATgatgagaaatttaaaaatgtatgcacTGAGGAATATCTACAGCAAAGAAGtgaatatagaaaaacaggtataAAGAAATCAATAAGAAGAGTTTGA